CCTTTAGAGAGTAACATCGAAGCTGAGGTTTCAGGGACGAATAGGAGACATTGAATAGGTGGCCAGGGGCAAGGAAGTCTAGACAGGTGCCTCCATCCCTGGAATAAAAAGTCACAATTTATTATCCACAAAATCTATGCAGGTGTTAAAAGCTCTAGATGCCTGAGGTGTGGACCCACTCTCTTACCCCACACACCCACTGAACCCaacttcttctctccctccttttgttTCCACATCAGAATATGCCACCAACAACCCTGACCTGTTGTTAGTCATATTCCAAGTGACAGGCATCAGCCTCCTACCACCACTGGGAATCGCCATAGCCGTCATCGTCACCTTCTACTGCTACCGGGTTCACCGGCAGCAGAAGCTGAGCCCGTCCTGGGAGACCAGCAAGCCGCGGAAGCTCATGGAGTTCAGCGAGCACCTGGCCATCATTCTGGAAGACGACCGCTCCGACATCAGCTCTACCTGCGCCAACAACATCAACCACAACACAGAGCTGCTGCCCATTGAGCTGGACACCCTGGTGGGGAAAGGTCGCTTTGCCGAGGTCTACAAGGCCAAGCTGAAGCAGAACACTTCAGAACAGTTCGAGACCGTGGCGGTCAAGATCTTCCCTTATGAGGAGTACGCCTcctggaagacagagaaggacatCTTCTCAGACATCAACCTGAAGCATGAGAACGTCCTGCAGTTCCTGACGGCCGAGGAGCGGAAGACAGAGCTGGGCAAGCAGTACTGGCTGATCACAGCCTTCCACGCCAAGGGCAACCTACAGGAGTACCTCACGCGGCACGTCATCAGCTGGGAGGACCTGCGCAAGCTGGGCAGCTCCCTTGCCCGGGGCATCGCTCACCTGCACAGCGACCATACCCTGTGCGGGAGGCCCAAGATGCCCATTGTGCACAGGGACCTCAAGAGCTCCAATATCCTCGTCAAGAACGACCTGACCTGctgcctgtgtgactttgggcttTCCCTGCGCCTCGACCCGACTCTGTCTGTGGATGACCTGGCCAACAGTGGGCAGGTAAGTTAGACCTGGATCCCCTTACTTGTGGGGGCCCACGCCACCTCTCCACCCATCTCTCATGTCTTTTGTCTCAAACAGCCCTACACTCTGGACACCTGTCTAGGGAATCtagccgaagtcaagagttgcCCCTGGGCATGGCCCACTCTCTCTTACCAGTCTCCTCCTGTTTCTGCCAAGCCCATCTAATTCAGGACATACAGTCTTCTCCTTGAGTTGGTCTTCATTTCTCTCCCATTTGCAAATTACTTTTCATTAATTCCAACACCATTCGTGCTTTGTCTCtatctttttcctctcttatgCTTCTACGCAAGCCTTCTGAGTCTGAACTATTGGTGGCTACCTTGTTGTCTTTTTACCTTTCTAGAAGGCAGTCTCCTTGTAGCCCAAATCCACATCCATTTGCTCACATCTAGCACAATGCCTTGAACAGCAAACGtgaccaataaatatttgagtgagTTGACAGACTGGGTGAATATATAATTCTGCAGTTCCTTTGAAGCATCTCACAGATGAAAACAGGAATCTGTTTGGATAAGGAGCTATTGGAAGGTCACTAGAGATTACCAAGCCATCCTTTATGAATGATGGCGGCCATGTCTTCACGCACTGGGAGCTTGATGTGGATTACAGTAGAATCTGGAAAGCACCATTGTTACCTCTAAGCAGGTGGGGCTATGTGCTTCTGAAGCATTTGGTTACTGCTCGATCTGGCCTCTTGGGTCAGGTCCAAGAGGTCCTGCACAGCCAGTGTTCAGATAAACATATTGAGTGAAATATGGACAGATTAATATGACAGGGAAATGAGTCAGGCACTGACCtattgagaagaaaaatttcttctgATACATACCATTAAGAAACATTCCTTGGGACAGTAATATCAATTCACCTGACCTTCCTTAGCTTCTTGAAAAGGTAGGACTTCATTGTTATTTTATGAAGCTATACGTGCaacaaaatcaaacatttaaatgATCCCTTCCCTAGAAataacttccttcttttttcctatgtatACCAGTGTTTTCACGTTATCAGTCATTTTCCAAGCAAAACTACATGGCATAcccatcaaaattataaaatgatctgGATTTGGTCTTCTACTGTAGAAATACTTTCATGCAGTTTAGTTTACTAGAGATTTTATGAAATTATACTACATTCTTGGCACACTAGAATGTACCATGGAGTAAGCAAAGAAGACTGAGACAGTCCTTAAGTGACCGAAACTAATGGCAATGATTCTTATTTTCCTCCATAAATCTTGGTGTTTGGGGAATGAGAAAATAGTCAATTTCCGAAAGCAGAAACAAAGATCTAAAGTATCACAGATGTCTCCCCCGTTATCTGTGAGGATGCTATTGTGTAATACAATGACATATCATGAAGCTAGATAAAGCAGTGCTGGGGTTTGGCATTTCCTTATTTTGGTatgctttgtttatatttttaaaagtgttttcagGGAgagaaaacctatttttaaaaataatttcataagcTGTACCTTTCTTGGCCAGTCTCACGATTTAAAAGTGCACTGTGCTTTTCAGAGATCATTTGCATGTGTAGGGGACAAACAGCcctgatatttttataaaataaagatgccGCTGGGCATGACACGATGGGCCTCAATGTCTATTATTGCTTTAGGTGGGAACTGCAAGATACATGGCTCCAGAAGTCCTAGAGTCCAGGATGAATCTGGAGAACGTTGAATCCTTTAAGCAGACGGATGTCTACTCCATGGCTCTGGTACTCTGGGAAATGACATCGCGCTGCAATGCGGTGGGAGGTATGTATGGACCACTGTCATGGTACAGGAGGTGACGCACCTTCAAAATGATGTCATGTTGCTTGCCTCAAGCATGATTCCAGGGGTACAACAGAGTTAACCCCACAGTGAGAGCTAGTTGAGATCTGTTAGTACACAGCCATTCCAGAATGACTGGGGATCATGCTTAAAAAGCCTAGATTTTTAAACTGAAAGCCCTGTTTGGAGCATAGAGCTTTTGTTCCCCCTTTTAGAAGTATAATTACTTTTCTCTTGACACATCACGCCATCGATATTTAAATATCTGGCAAGAGATGAACACTGATACAATTTATAAGAATTTGTTGTACTTATCAAATGGAAAATATTACTCAGGATAATATctgattttgtttggttttctattttaaggtttttaaaccTTAAGAACTATAAGGTCCAGGTGGTGGATTTGGCTCAAAATTTATTCTCATGGAGATGACTTTCCTTTGTTGGGCAAAACAAGCAGAActatttgatatatttgtttagctttataaaaatCTAGTAGAGAGGTTATTAAGGAATGCCATGGTATTCTTCAGGGACATAGGTGGGATGCCATTGTTTCAGACAGTGTTGTCCCCTGGTCTCCGTTGCCATGAGAATGGCTCAGGTCTGCATTTCTGcccttttttcattcttctcagTAGTTTCCATGACGGTCTTTGCTCTCACCTTAGAAATTTATGCATCTCAGCTTGGTCCTGGCCAGCTGTTAAGTCAAGCCAAGCCaactccagttttatttttaactctttgttttgtaatatttttagaCTTACAGAACAGTGACAAAAATAGTATAGGGAGTTCCCATATAgtcttcacccagcttcccctaccGTGAACGCTTTACCTAAACCACAGCACAGCTATTGAAGACAGGCCATTCACATTGGCACGATTCTCTTACTTAGTCCGTAAAAGTTATTCATGTTTCCAAGCTCCCACTAATGTCCGTTTCTGGAGCAGAATCCAGCCCAGGATCCTATATTCCAGTTAACGTCCATGCCTCCTTAGTCTCCTTCAACTTGTGACAATTCCTCAGTCTAtctgtctttcatgaccttgacactcaGGAAGAAGTTAGACTAGGTATTTCACAGATGGTCTctcattttgtgtttctctgatgttTTCTCGTGGTTAGATTGAGGTTGTGCATTTGGGGCAAGAAGAGCACAGCAATGATGCTTGCTCTCCTCGGCAGCTCATGGAGGGGGGCACAGGCTGTCAGGATGCCTGTTCAGTTTGTTCCCTGGGTTGGGGTGGTATCTACCAGGTTTCTCCCCTATGAAGatgctatttttttccatttgtaattaAAACATATCTTAGAAGAAGGTAACTTGACCTGTTTGTAAAGATACTAAACACCTGTTTCGTCAGGATACGAGACTGGTTTCTTATCATAACTTTACCTGCTGATTTTAGGATCCGTCCATCACCCTTGTTGGCAACAATTATTATTGTAATGTTTGCCTATCAGTGATTTGCTGTTTTCTTATCCTTTCTACATGTATTAGTAGGTCTTCTGCTGTAAGGGAGAGCTGTCCTTTCTCTCACCACCCCCGctatttattgttttcattatgcatttatatcagtatggagctgcgaatatttattttattctatgggtATCCAGTATCATCAATATTTAGTTTGTTGCTCAGATCGCCGCAGCTTTGGTCACTGGACCACACCACCCATGGGTAAAACATGGTG
The DNA window shown above is from Ailuropoda melanoleuca isolate Jingjing chromosome 6, ASM200744v2, whole genome shotgun sequence and carries:
- the TGFBR2 gene encoding TGF-beta receptor type-2 isoform X2; the protein is MGRGLLRGLWPLHIVLWTRIASTIPPQVQKSVNNDMMVTDNNGVIKFPQLCKFCDVRSSTCDNQKSCVSNCSITSICEKPHEVCLAVWRKNDENITLETLCHDPKDTYHGIVLEDSASPKCIMKEKKVLGETFFMCSCSSDECNDYIIFSEEYATNNPDLLLVIFQVTGISLLPPLGIAIAVIVTFYCYRVHRQQKLSPSWETSKPRKLMEFSEHLAIILEDDRSDISSTCANNINHNTELLPIELDTLVGKGRFAEVYKAKLKQNTSEQFETVAVKIFPYEEYASWKTEKDIFSDINLKHENVLQFLTAEERKTELGKQYWLITAFHAKGNLQEYLTRHVISWEDLRKLGSSLARGIAHLHSDHTLCGRPKMPIVHRDLKSSNILVKNDLTCCLCDFGLSLRLDPTLSVDDLANSGQVGTARYMAPEVLESRMNLENVESFKQTDVYSMALVLWEMTSRCNAVGEVKDYEPPFGSKVREHPCVESMKDNVLRDRGRPEIPSSWLNHQGIQTVCETLTECWDHDPEARLTAQCVAERFSELEHLDRLSGRSCSEEKIPEDGSLNTTK
- the TGFBR2 gene encoding TGF-beta receptor type-2 isoform X3, which translates into the protein MMVTDNNGVIKFPQLCKFCDVRSSTCDNQKSCVSNCSITSICEKPHEVCLAVWRKNDENITLETLCHDPKDTYHGIVLEDSASPKCIMKEKKVLGETFFMCSCSSDECNDYIIFSEEYATNNPDLLLVIFQVTGISLLPPLGIAIAVIVTFYCYRVHRQQKLSPSWETSKPRKLMEFSEHLAIILEDDRSDISSTCANNINHNTELLPIELDTLVGKGRFAEVYKAKLKQNTSEQFETVAVKIFPYEEYASWKTEKDIFSDINLKHENVLQFLTAEERKTELGKQYWLITAFHAKGNLQEYLTRHVISWEDLRKLGSSLARGIAHLHSDHTLCGRPKMPIVHRDLKSSNILVKNDLTCCLCDFGLSLRLDPTLSVDDLANSGQVGTARYMAPEVLESRMNLENVESFKQTDVYSMALVLWEMTSRCNAVGEVKDYEPPFGSKVREHPCVESMKDNVLRDRGRPEIPSSWLNHQGIQTVCETLTECWDHDPEARLTAQCVAERFSELEHLDRLSGRSCSEEKIPEDGSLNTTK
- the TGFBR2 gene encoding TGF-beta receptor type-2 isoform X1, with translation MFSPPVWSEDGHREWLSSFPQNPEPAHGSSRAFSAAGCFSCTQREFSSSGNFNNDMMVTDNNGVIKFPQLCKFCDVRSSTCDNQKSCVSNCSITSICEKPHEVCLAVWRKNDENITLETLCHDPKDTYHGIVLEDSASPKCIMKEKKVLGETFFMCSCSSDECNDYIIFSEEYATNNPDLLLVIFQVTGISLLPPLGIAIAVIVTFYCYRVHRQQKLSPSWETSKPRKLMEFSEHLAIILEDDRSDISSTCANNINHNTELLPIELDTLVGKGRFAEVYKAKLKQNTSEQFETVAVKIFPYEEYASWKTEKDIFSDINLKHENVLQFLTAEERKTELGKQYWLITAFHAKGNLQEYLTRHVISWEDLRKLGSSLARGIAHLHSDHTLCGRPKMPIVHRDLKSSNILVKNDLTCCLCDFGLSLRLDPTLSVDDLANSGQVGTARYMAPEVLESRMNLENVESFKQTDVYSMALVLWEMTSRCNAVGEVKDYEPPFGSKVREHPCVESMKDNVLRDRGRPEIPSSWLNHQGIQTVCETLTECWDHDPEARLTAQCVAERFSELEHLDRLSGRSCSEEKIPEDGSLNTTK